One stretch of Diorhabda carinulata isolate Delta chromosome 5, icDioCari1.1, whole genome shotgun sequence DNA includes these proteins:
- the LOC130894499 gene encoding uncharacterized protein LOC130894499, which yields MYLKILTIWLCMSNADVFYNLREDNRSFGYEAEPLYNIHTWIKELHLQTCVLVAIGLKYFALFVENTNESNYTLKSTKIFLGICHQTILEQWDFCSKDLAIKRKRKCSFKLKDGVYEGRVHRRFCDFNIMVQNKDCSCTSFILEKESFKVIGFPTCYFSPLPHSLCKYNVCGLSKCRTFTIENLQSVECDPDCIEGGQFCEGPSFRSSSPPKIHSQWSKWSHLKTDVADNSESRPNESLDTPYRSKKHRLVATCINKYKNKPDLDCLGPGTGCCAPHFVNCTCRTYGENQSLKVEKIYYETIDRRSSSNIYEKRRSDRFLRDTEDDSDDDDDNEDLNEDIVLEEDTTENVVTTEILEKEELDEEIENDLKEELKAISKNNTETYTDKSFKSITMINTFVLLSFIINVIINIYKMAVLAKESNINNNL from the exons ATGTATCTAAAAATCTTGACAATATGGTTATGTATGTCAAACGCCGATGTCTTTTATAACTTAAGAGAAGATAATAGATCTTTTGGTTACGAAGCTGAACCTCTTTATAACATCCATACGTGGATTAAAGAGCTGCATCTTCAAACATGCGTTTTGGTTGCTATCGGTTTAAAATATTTCGCA ttatttgtcGAAAATACCAATGAATCTAATTATACTTTGAAAtctacgaaaatttttttgggAATATGTCATCAAACAATTTTGGAACAATGGGATTTTTGTTCGAAAGATTTAGCtataaaaaggaaaaggaaatgCAGTTTTAAGTTAAAAGATGGCGTTTACGAAGGTCGAGTTCACAGAAGATTCTGCGATTTTAACATCATGGTTCAAAATAAGGATTGCAGTTGCACGTCTttcattttagaaaaagaatCATTCAAAGTAATag gTTTCCCAACATGCTATTTCTCTCCTTTACCCCATAGTTTGTGTAAATATAATGTATGCGGTTTATCCAAATGCAGAACGTTCACAATTGAAAATCTGCAGTCTGTTGAATGCGATCCCGACTGTATAGAAGGAGGCCAg TTTTGCGAAGGGCCATCATTCAGATCCTCCTCTCCCCCAAAGATCCACTCTCAGTGGTCGAAATGGAGTCATCTGAAAACGGACGTTGCAGACAACAGTGAATCACGACCCAACGAATCTTTGGATACACCGTATAGGAGCAAAAAACATCGCTTGGTTGCTACATGCATAAATAAGTATAA GAATAAACCAGATTTAGACTGTTTGGGACCTGGAACTGGATG CTGTGCGCCACATTTTGTTAATTGTACATGCAGAACTTATGGAGAAAACCAGAGTCTCAAAGTTGAAAAGATTTATTATGAAACTATAGATCGAA gaTCTagttcaaatatatatgagaaaaggCGTTCGGATAGATTTCTGAGAG ATACTGAAGATGATAGTGACGATGATGACGATAACGAAGATTTAAACGAAGATATAGTACTCGAAGAGGATACCACTGAAAATGTAGTAACAacagaaattttggaaaaagaagaattagacGAAGAGATTGAGAACGATttaaaagaagaattaaaagctataagtaaaaataatactGAAACTTATACTGATAAAAGTTTTAAATCAATAACTATGATAAATACTTTTGTactattatcatttattataaatgtcatCATAAATATCTATAAg atGGCAGTTCTAGCGAAGGaatcaaatatcaataataatttataa